AGTCTCAGTGGTTAGCATAGGATTAATGGCTATCTTTGCCGTCATTTCATTCATCTACGTATTATTAGGGAGCACGGTAAGCTAGGTTCAGTTTGGAACCAGGATATTTGTCGCTGGTACATTTGCGCTCTTGGCTGCGTATGCGGAGAGGCAAGCAAATCACCATCGTTCTGAAGAACACTTCAATCGGCAGGCGCAATTGACATTGGCTTCAATAGGCCCATTCATTCATAAATTGCCGAAAGAGAAGCAAGATGAGATTCTGTTCACACTTGCCAACCGGCTCTTTACTGAGTATGCATTTGATAATAAAGCAAATGAAGGCGATATGCTAGAATTGCCCAAAAAGGTTGTTTTGAAATGGCTCGAGAGCATCGTCAAACCAAAATAGTTATATTATTCCGAACGATTCTATAATGCATTTACCTAAAGAAGCTACAATCGAATTTCTTAAGGAACTTCCCAGAGATGACCAAAACACTTACACTCGATTCAAGCGGACGGATTGAACTCCCGACGGAGATTAGGGAGAGGGTCAATTCGATTCCAGGCAGCGAGATTCGCCTGCGTGAGACCGAAGAAGGAACTTTTGTCCTTGAGGTAGGGCACAAGCCGCGGGATCTACATGGGATCGTAAAGTCCCATGGTATCCATTTGACATTAGAGCAAATCGAGCAGATCATAGAACGGCAGGGATCAGATGAATGATAGCCTTGGATACGAATATCCTAATCCGATTGCTGGTTGCCGATGACGACGACCAGTACCTCCGCGTCGAACGGCTTTTGGATGTGTTAGAGCAGAGCGGCGAAGAGGCTTTGATTACAGATATTACACTGGCGGAGACAAGCTGGGTGCTGAAGACTGGATATAAGGCATCAAAATCCGAAATCGTCCATGCACTTGAAGCCGTTCGCAATACCTTGGGATTTAAGGTGATTTCGCCCATCAGTTTTGAACGTGCCCTGAATTCCTTTCGCAATGGAAGGGGAGGTTTCGCGGACTATTTGCTACGCGAGCAGGCACTCGATGCCGGCTGCAGAGCGATCGCTACTTTTGATAGAAGACTGCTGCAAGAAGACTTGTTCTTCAGTCCGGATTAGAGATTCAAATGATTGATAGGGAATAGCGGGCATCCCGAAATCATTAGCGCCCGCGGGGAATCCAGATTTTCCCACACCCCCACATAACTCCTCCCCGCATCAGACATCTGACGGGGCTTTAACAACCGAAGTCCACAGGAGACGAATGCAGCATTACGAACTGATGTTCATTCTCGACCCGGCCAACGAAGAAGCCGAAGTCGAGGTGAAACAGAAGATCGAAGGGATCATCACCGGCCGCGAAGGCGAGATGATCTCGTTCGATAAACTCGGCAAGAAACGGCTCGCCTACCCGATCGCCAAGCGACCCTACGGCACCTACTTCCTCGCCAACCTGAAGGGGAACGGCCGTATCGTTCAGGCGCTCGACTACTTCCTCCGGCTCAACACCACCGTTCTCCGCCACATGATCATCGCGTTCAGCGAGAAGGATCTCGGCCTGCGCCAGCGGACCGAGGTCGTCCTCGCCGAGGAAGCCGAACGGATGCGGCTTGGCGGTCGGCCTATAGGAACCAAGGGAGATGAGGAAGTCGCGGCCGAAACCGTGATTGAGACCATAACGTCCGGCGAAGATTCGATTATCGCCGAAGCGGAGGAGATCGTCTCCGCCGAGGAAATCGACGCCCGGACACCCCCCGCGGACATTGAAGCGGCTGCCGATGAGGTCATATCGGCAGCGGTCGAGACGTCCGAAGACGACACGGATGAAAACACTAACACTAAGGAGTGATCAATGGCTGATCTGAAAATGCCCGATGTGAATAACGTCATCATCGTCGGGAACCTCATCAAAGACCCGGTGATCCGTCAAACGACGAACGGCACCCCGGTCGCCAATTTCACCATCGCCTCCAATCGCAAGTTCAAAGATAACTTCGGGCAATGGAAGGAAGACGTCTGCTTCGTCGGCATCGTAGCCTGGTATAAACTGGCTGAATCGTGCGCGGAGAACCTGCACAAGGGCAGCGCGGTGCTGGTTGAAGGTGAACTGCAGTCGCGCCAGTGGCGCACCGATGATGGCAACTATCGCAGCATCGTCGAAATTAAAGCACGCCGCATCCAGTTCCTTAACAAGCGCGAGATGGTGCTCTCGGACATCGAAACCGACAACAACTTCTCGCACTCGGAAGACACCGCTACGATCCAGGAATCACCGGTTCCGTCCGGCAACGGCGGCGAGCCGGCTGAAGACGAGAGCCATTTCGACTTCGGATTTCGCGAACTGAAACTCTAAAGGCGCGCCAATGCTCATACCCCGC
The Calditrichota bacterium DNA segment above includes these coding regions:
- the rpsF gene encoding 30S ribosomal protein S6, whose amino-acid sequence is MQHYELMFILDPANEEAEVEVKQKIEGIITGREGEMISFDKLGKKRLAYPIAKRPYGTYFLANLKGNGRIVQALDYFLRLNTTVLRHMIIAFSEKDLGLRQRTEVVLAEEAERMRLGGRPIGTKGDEEVAAETVIETITSGEDSIIAEAEEIVSAEEIDARTPPADIEAAADEVISAAVETSEDDTDENTNTKE
- a CDS encoding AbrB/MazE/SpoVT family DNA-binding domain-containing protein, with protein sequence MTKTLTLDSSGRIELPTEIRERVNSIPGSEIRLRETEEGTFVLEVGHKPRDLHGIVKSHGIHLTLEQIEQIIERQGSDE
- a CDS encoding type II toxin-antitoxin system VapC family toxin, coding for MIALDTNILIRLLVADDDDQYLRVERLLDVLEQSGEEALITDITLAETSWVLKTGYKASKSEIVHALEAVRNTLGFKVISPISFERALNSFRNGRGGFADYLLREQALDAGCRAIATFDRRLLQEDLFFSPD
- the ssb gene encoding single-stranded DNA-binding protein — protein: MADLKMPDVNNVIIVGNLIKDPVIRQTTNGTPVANFTIASNRKFKDNFGQWKEDVCFVGIVAWYKLAESCAENLHKGSAVLVEGELQSRQWRTDDGNYRSIVEIKARRIQFLNKREMVLSDIETDNNFSHSEDTATIQESPVPSGNGGEPAEDESHFDFGFRELKL